A window of Candidatus Cloacimonadota bacterium contains these coding sequences:
- a CDS encoding electron transfer flavoprotein subunit alpha — protein MIEVIREKCVGCGACLKACAYNAIKIESQLAEIDTDKCVLCGACVQACPFEAIIIRKKTQEHIDKAQYSGVWVFAEQREGAISSVVHELLGKGRELADQLSGELSAILLGYRLNGLAEELIAYGADQVIVIDDPALEHFRDEKYSKAMIYLADKFNPEIILAGATVIGRSFIPRVAIKLNTGLTADCTGLAIDEESGNLLQTRPAFGGNIMATIVTANNRPQMATVRHKVMNPLPRDDSRSGIIICEEYNFDMEEDQTKYISFEKEKTNLINITDANVVVAGGRGIKEAKNFAMIEELAAALDGAVGASRAAVDSEWIAYSHQVGQTGKTVKPSIYIAIGISGAIQHLAGMSSSDYIVAVNKDSDAPIFKAADLGIVGDLFELVPKLIKRIKEIRA, from the coding sequence ATGATCGAAGTTATCCGTGAAAAGTGTGTTGGTTGTGGCGCATGTCTTAAGGCTTGCGCATACAACGCCATCAAAATTGAATCCCAGTTAGCCGAAATTGATACTGATAAATGTGTACTTTGCGGAGCATGCGTACAAGCCTGTCCCTTTGAAGCGATCATCATCCGCAAAAAAACTCAGGAACATATAGATAAAGCGCAATATAGCGGGGTATGGGTATTTGCGGAGCAGCGCGAAGGGGCTATATCCTCCGTAGTGCATGAACTTTTGGGCAAAGGAAGGGAATTAGCGGATCAGCTATCCGGAGAATTGAGCGCTATTCTTTTAGGATACCGTCTTAACGGTTTGGCAGAAGAACTGATTGCCTATGGGGCGGATCAGGTAATAGTAATAGACGATCCCGCTTTGGAACATTTTCGCGACGAAAAATATAGCAAGGCAATGATTTATCTTGCCGATAAGTTTAATCCCGAAATCATTCTGGCAGGTGCGACAGTGATAGGCAGAAGCTTTATTCCCAGAGTAGCCATTAAGCTCAATACGGGCTTGACGGCGGATTGCACAGGGCTGGCAATTGATGAGGAGAGCGGTAACCTGCTACAGACGCGTCCTGCCTTCGGTGGAAATATTATGGCTACGATTGTAACTGCCAATAACCGTCCACAAATGGCAACGGTTCGGCATAAGGTAATGAATCCATTGCCAAGAGATGATTCGCGTAGCGGCATCATAATCTGTGAAGAGTATAACTTCGATATGGAAGAGGATCAAACCAAATATATATCGTTTGAAAAAGAGAAGACCAATCTAATTAATATCACCGATGCGAATGTTGTTGTGGCGGGGGGTAGAGGCATCAAGGAGGCCAAGAATTTTGCCATGATAGAAGAGCTGGCTGCGGCTTTGGACGGAGCAGTGGGAGCTTCGCGAGCTGCGGTTGATTCGGAATGGATTGCCTATTCTCACCAAGTGGGTCAAACCGGAAAGACCGTTAAACCCAGCATCTATATAGCAATAGGCATCTCCGGAGCGATCCAGCATCTGGCGGGAATGAGTTCCTCAGATTACATTGTGGCAGTCAACAAGGATTCTGATGCGCCAATCTTCAAGGCAGCGGATTTGGGCATAGTAGGGGATCTTTTTGAACTTGTACCCAAACTGATAAAAAGGATAAAAGAAATTAGAGCATGA
- a CDS encoding amidohydrolase family protein yields MKIKPGLSVISSTDIRENVVLNMANTEGVEQTLELLKSIAYSPLINAHDHLVGNWVPRAGDKRPYPNSHIWVEDMKNSFSFHERSKFWHNDGSFQHMDHSALAIAKLGAYKNLFSGCSIVHDHGPLQMDTYYDSMPIIVPKRYRQCHSITLGNWWGGESATQEMKLSKGEMPFIIHLGEGKDNITKAEFSELEKQGLLQKNTLMIHGIAFTDYEIRKIAMVGASVCWCPTSNFYLIGETFDIDSALKHGANVVIGTDSTMSGAINLIAEFHTILEHFPNFELRTLYKMVTENAVKALYLDGRYAKLDTQNTNNLLLTDLIDKDPFQNLLGLDMAAIKLLLVDGVPRYGDSEFLDMFESPEAEYTLFRTGNREKFVIGDPLEINEEIDAALGYHKDFPFLPF; encoded by the coding sequence ATGAAAATTAAACCAGGCTTAAGCGTAATATCCAGCACCGACATACGGGAAAACGTGGTACTTAACATGGCAAATACGGAGGGAGTAGAGCAGACACTTGAACTGCTAAAAAGCATTGCCTATTCTCCACTTATCAATGCACATGACCACTTGGTGGGTAATTGGGTGCCTCGGGCAGGTGATAAACGTCCCTATCCAAATTCTCATATATGGGTGGAGGACATGAAAAACTCGTTTAGCTTTCATGAGCGCAGCAAATTTTGGCACAATGATGGCTCTTTTCAGCATATGGATCATTCGGCATTAGCAATTGCCAAATTGGGAGCTTACAAGAATCTGTTTTCTGGTTGTAGCATTGTGCATGATCATGGCCCCCTACAGATGGACACTTATTACGACAGTATGCCCATTATAGTTCCCAAGCGCTACCGTCAATGCCACTCCATCACTCTGGGTAACTGGTGGGGAGGAGAAAGTGCTACGCAAGAGATGAAGCTAAGTAAGGGCGAAATGCCATTCATTATTCATCTGGGAGAAGGCAAAGATAATATTACCAAGGCTGAGTTTTCGGAATTGGAGAAACAAGGCTTATTACAAAAAAATACTCTTATGATACATGGCATAGCGTTTACTGATTATGAAATACGGAAGATTGCAATGGTGGGAGCAAGTGTGTGCTGGTGTCCCACTTCAAATTTCTATCTGATTGGTGAGACTTTCGATATTGACTCTGCTTTAAAACACGGAGCAAACGTGGTGATTGGTACCGATTCCACTATGAGCGGTGCAATCAACTTGATAGCGGAGTTTCACACTATTCTAGAGCACTTTCCAAATTTTGAGCTGCGGACTCTTTATAAAATGGTGACCGAGAACGCAGTGAAAGCTCTGTATTTGGACGGTAGATATGCCAAATTGGATACTCAAAATACGAATAATCTGTTATTAACCGACCTAATAGATAAAGATCCATTTCAAAACCTATTGGGATTGGATATGGCAGCAATTAAGCTTTTACTGGTTGATGGTGTGCCTCGATATGGCGATAGTGAGTTTTTGGATATGTTTGAATCTCCTGAAGCAGAGTATACTCTTTTTAGAACCGGAAACCGTGAAAAGTTTGTTATTGGAGATCCGCTGGAAATTAACGAAGAAATAGATGCCGCCTTGGGTTACCATAAAGATTTTCCATTTTTACCTTTTTAG
- a CDS encoding TdeIII family type II restriction endonuclease, whose product MTLPNDVNQSISIAVIEILKSRFDKFPSDYTTNRNAPFHEAFLSAFRDKMAVSKTDPTLLVSLSSWLHGLNTTLGQSFFERVANILCGGEKKEWTSKKDGNLQISHKQKEIINTICTELSNSSCVPCKNREEKLINEASGGELVNALDFSADVLFVDEDETINAIELKSVKPNSGELRGEKQKILEGRTALNHLYKGKRVNFFIGFPFDPTVTEEEDACSYNKNRFLSKIIGGDKFFDSDEILIASELWDYLSGQPNTMQSIIELINNIATTEFERKFEQLYRYEFPSFDAKMHLLEEWKLYDELKIQKNNAKLRKKCANIRREMNYLDQGCFDSKGKYKTERVKTLLARIGE is encoded by the coding sequence AGAAATGCACCATTTCATGAAGCATTTCTTAGTGCCTTTAGAGATAAAATGGCAGTCTCAAAGACGGATCCAACACTTCTTGTTAGCTTGAGTAGCTGGTTACATGGGCTAAATACTACTCTTGGACAGAGTTTTTTTGAGCGTGTAGCCAATATTCTATGTGGTGGAGAAAAGAAAGAATGGACATCAAAAAAGGATGGCAATTTGCAAATAAGCCATAAGCAGAAAGAAATTATCAACACAATATGTACCGAACTTAGTAATTCCTCTTGTGTGCCATGCAAAAATAGAGAAGAAAAGCTTATAAATGAAGCTTCGGGTGGAGAATTAGTAAACGCATTAGACTTTAGTGCCGATGTTTTGTTTGTAGATGAAGATGAAACGATAAATGCAATTGAGTTAAAGTCTGTAAAACCCAATTCAGGAGAACTCAGAGGTGAAAAACAGAAGATATTGGAAGGAAGAACAGCACTAAATCATCTGTATAAAGGAAAAAGAGTGAATTTTTTTATTGGCTTTCCTTTTGACCCAACGGTAACTGAAGAAGAAGATGCTTGTAGTTATAATAAAAACCGTTTTCTTAGTAAAATCATAGGTGGAGACAAGTTTTTTGATTCTGATGAAATACTGATTGCCTCAGAATTATGGGATTATTTATCTGGACAACCTAATACTATGCAAAGCATTATTGAATTGATTAACAACATCGCAACAACGGAATTTGAGAGAAAATTTGAACAACTATATAGATATGAGTTTCCATCGTTTGATGCAAAAATGCATTTGCTTGAAGAGTGGAAACTTTACGATGAGCTTAAAATTCAAAAAAACAACGCAAAATTAAGAAAGAAATGTGCTAATATTAGACGGGAAATGAACTATCTTGATCAAGGCTGTTTCGATTCTAAGGGGAAATACAAAACCGAAAGAGTAAAGACCCTTCTTGCAAGAATAGGAGAATAA